From Rhododendron vialii isolate Sample 1 chromosome 7a, ASM3025357v1:
aaacaaaaccGATACAAAGAAACCATAACAGGGATTTGTGGAATTTGGCTAACCTGGGCGTCGAACATGTTAGTGTACTTGATATTGGTGCCCGAGTCAACTCGTCCAGAGTTAGGTTGAAATAAACAAAATGCCAGAGTCTCTGGCCTTGGATCGCTCTGGTATGCAAAGTAAGGATAAGGATTGACTGGGAAAGGTGAACCATTTGCATTGTTGAACTCCAACAATCCTTTCAACAAATCAGCAAAATTCGGATCGAAACTTCCAGAAGATGGAGGCTCAGATTGCCTCAACACCGCCATTGAATGAACCGTGGAGACCTTAATCTTCCCACCTAAGCAATGGTAGAGATAGCAAATTTGGTTCGGGAAGGCAAAACTTTAGCAAAAGTTATAGACAAAATCTCTTCATAATGCTTTGTGTTTACTGTATCACACTTAACTATTGGAGAAAGAACCAAAGTAATCAACAACATATACAACACATAGAAATAGAGGGAAGCTCCCTAATGAAGGGAAGTTGCAAAATAATATGAGAGGTAGAAGATGAGTTTACATTAACTCttgacatattttttgtttaaattttttttatagttcaATCGTGAAACTAAATTATACTAAAATGTTGCCACGGGAAAGACAGTATAGAGGATGAAAGGCAGTTCCCCGTGCACCAGATAGTGCTTAGCAAATTAGTTGCGACAAGGATGGAAATGCAAGCTAGGAAGGTTAGGGGCGAGTCTGATACATCAATCGTCTACTCAATATCCTTGTACGAGTCTTCAATAACTACAAGAGATGAACCTTGGCTTGGTGAATGGGAATTGGCCTTAAGTGAAATAGGACCCTCAATTGTGCATGATTGTACATGAGGGAGGTGGCCCCCATTGGTTGTCGAAACCATGCGAGTCAGGCCGGGCCTCAATTCAAAAGATGAAGGGCATAAAAGTTTAAATACGGGTTTTCAAAATGCCCCATCTCACTCGGGGTGGAAAACGAATTGACATCTCGATGTTGATACAGCCCTTTTCTTGAAGAGGGCTACGTTTAGCTTTCCTTCTAGACTTGGTCCATAATTTTCACCTTTTTAACGTGATAAAATTTTGATCCTAGAATAAATatacaaataattaaaaaaggaaacaagaaaatacAGAAGCATAAGTTCGTTGGGGTAAACTTCACGCCATCTTTTGTCTTCAAAATAATGTTAAAATACCACTTGTTTCCATTTCCATTAAAAGtaacaaaaataccatttagtTCATTTATTCAAGGATCTTGAATGGTGGGTACTTTGGACTAGATACTGAAAATACCGTTTAGTCAATAGCCTGAACTCACTCTAAGACCGGAAGCGACAAAAATGAGTGCaattaaaaagaaacaaactaaaatgagtgcaattaaaaaaaacctttaTTGAAAAATACCATCCATCCTAAGTTGttatctttcttcctttttcttctttatcttcAAAGAACGATGAAATTAAaatgaaggaattttttttttaaagaatttcaATGGTGCAATTTGACGTCTAATTAGGACAAGTAGAAAAGAAATTCTGTAATTGAGAGTAGAAGTGTAATATTATTACCTAAGGATGCTGAATTGAGGGCGTTTTGGAGGTTCTGCATAGCCGGCAGAAGCTGACCCATCAGGTTCCGGTCGCCGGAGAGCAAGACCTCGTTGCCGACGCTGATGAGAATGATCTTGCTGGCAGGGTAGAAGGGAATCACATTGGAGTTTATCCAGTTATTGGCGAAGTTCGGATCGGAGGCCATGGCCGGAATGTCGCCGTTCGCCGCTCCGATTACGATACCGATGCCGGTATTTGCCAGTGCCTTGATGATCGCCGGATCGGCTCCGTAGAGCCGAACCTTTTCGATTGAGGTGGATTGGAGCAGCTTCGCTGTTGCATCCGGCGGCGGGAGGTTGTCCGCGACCTGGCCATAGTTCACCCCGATGAATGGGTCGGATTCTGCAAGTACAGAGGAGTTTTGTGAAAGAACGAAGAAGAATTGATCGTATGTAACCAATGAGAGAGAATGAATGACTTATTCACACCTTTGCTCGATCTCTTCGAGCAATCATGAGgtgtgtttttaattttgatttttgacggtcaaaattaattttttttatttcgaacTGTTCAAAACACTATTGAACGCGTGCAATTTAATGCCGTAAATCTTCTTTACGAGACGGGCcctaaaaaagtttttctcgtAACAAAGGTTACAAATGCTCACATCTGACAAACTCCTTCCTCCTCCCTTTCAAACGGATTGGGAAGTACAATTTCAGCCTGAAAATCATTGTTTTCTAGCCCTCTTGAATGACGACcgttatttttttgaactcaCCAAGAGCATCAatcatatcaaaaattaaattaacgAGTACATAtgattttgaaacaaatttatattttgcaTTCATCGAGAATATCAAACATGTCAAAAATCGAGTTGATATACGATGATTTCAGAACAAATTTTTCTAGCAAACGATGattgaaatgggttttgatcTAGTGTTGTAGTCTTTTTTGCAAGCTAAAACCTGTTCCAAAACTATACCAATGATATTCAATCAACTTGATGCCAAGTTCTTGGCATGTTTTATGTTCTCAACGTGCTAAACAAATAAATGGTTCCGATCATTGAAGTAGGcttgaaaaaaatgttttctgAACCGAAATTGTACTTTTTCGGAGCCAAAAAAAATAGGAGTACAATTTCTCACCGAGCCTTTGTGTGCCCATATTTCTACAAGTATCCATTGCATGCAATCAAATCATAGGACTTCGTATTTTCTGGTATTTTGAATATAAGGAAACAGATATTTTCTTAATACAAAGAtctcccaatttttttgaatgattcttgatttttttgtttttttaacgaaaaatagTGCGAAAAAAGAAGCAGCTAAAGGACTAATCGAAATCATGGCATGTTCAAAGCGAAAAATACAGAGGAAGCTCAACTAGACATTTTGCTAATAACTTTTGATACGTACAAGAATGAAAGACTTACTTGCCAATTGAGCTACGTGTAGGAGGAAGATAACGAAGAAGGCTGAAATATAACGAAGAGTCGCCATtattgaatctctctctctctctctctctctctctctctgtgtactGTGTTGAAGAAGGGGAATGATGTAGGATTTTAAAAGGAGCTGAAGGGGTTGATGGCGAAGTTGGAAGGACAGGATTTTTGGTCGGCCAAACTTTACGGTTCACTATTTTGCATAGGTTTCAGTGCACGTGGGATCGCTGTAATTTTGCTCTTACTAATCTCGACTAATCCGCTCTCTGGTCCTAATTTGTTATTTTGATCCCTTAATAGAGCTCCTAATTTGCCTTAACTGTTACATATTGTTCTAGTGTTTGACCCCGCATATTAAAAATTCTAACTCCATCGTGAATTTTTAACTCGTGATTATGTAAAAAACGTATACTTAAGCCCCGTTCTGCAAAGGAAAATATTACTAGATCACTAGCTGGAACATCTCCAGCTCCACGTCTGCCATAGACTTATCACTCTTCAAATTTCCATcaaatttatgtattttttacTCCCTCTATCTCTAGGGAGCAtttaaaatgggacggagggagtagttttttttggcACCTGAACTAACGACGCACACGGCTAACATGGTGTTCCTAATCGTATTATATGCATATTGTAGCAGAAATCCTTCATCTTATTCAACCTTACCCAGTTCAAAacgaaatggaagaaaaagtaaaCTTTAGTTGTTCTTTGATCCTCAGAAAAAaatactagaaagaaagaagatcTAGTACTTGTTTAATTCGATACGCAATTGTCAATCTTTGTGCACATAATTGAGAATTTATTCATATGATTGTTGGTGCTTTAGCCTTTAGGTGTGTGTTAAAAGAACCCTCAAACTTTAGACTCTTGTTTCATAAAGCAATCCATCCACTAATCTTCCAAACTTTTGCTGGTCTTCTGATGGGTTTTTCCCTTCTCAGTTGTTCCTTCTCTGCTAAGGAAACACTCCCCCCTCCCGAGGTAAGAAAATCCGAAAGCTAATATttgaaaggaggaaaaagaggaTTCTATTAACCCGGGGTCTGGTCGAGTGGGAATGAGAAAAGCAAAAAGTGTTTGTCTACGGACGTTAAACATTCCAAACTTTAGGACCATTGGAGGATTTACTTGATCGTTAACTTCAGAGTCAACCcggaattaatcgagatgcgaGCAAGTTGACCCGAACATTTGATTATTATCaagaaaaaagggagagaggatTCCATTGATTTATTCTTAATTACAAAAGGCAGAAGCTTCCCATGTAATTGTTGTGGAACAATTGTTACTTaaggagaaaaaaacaaacgCATAAAGgaggaaatacttttaagatCACGGAATAATTGGTTCGCAAGTAATCTTTGCATATAAGCATTCAAAAGCAACCTTTCGTGCTGTCATCCCCTAGTTTTATGCAGGTTGTCGTCAACAAAATGGTCAAAAAATAGACATTATCGTTAAAGGAGAAGGTATCGTTTGGCAATTGTTTTTCAAGCGCTCCACGTGATTAAGACCGTCCTAGTAGTCACAACTCCCTTGACGAGAAACCCTTTCCATTAAAGTTGGTTGTATCACCCACCCTCTATAGTGGAGACGAAGGTTTGAGCCCCACAAGAGACAAATTTGTTAGCAAATACATATGCAATATGATCGGAAATTCCAGAGTACGATTCCACTAATAATAAAACGAATAACAGATTGTTATTTCATGAACAGAaacggaaaaagaaaagataatacATAAATTTGTTATACCGAACCGTGCCCTGAATCAGTCTGCTTAAAACAGATTCACCGCCTCACCGTTGGGTGTTGGAGGTTGACCGGCGTCTGTCTCCCAGGATAGAACGGTTAGACCACGGCTATCGGAACACCACCGGAAagccgccttggcgaactgaatACTTCGtctgcctctctctcacacaagaacGAACGCAGAGTATACTTGGAGTATTTTTGTGGAACTGTGATCAATCCAATACGGAACTGCCCTATTTATACACCTCTGGAAGGATTTGTAACTTCCAGAAATGAATTTAGGGCCTTCAATTCACAGCTTTGAATAGGGTAATTCAATACTGAAACAGCCAAAGTGAACTGGTGATTGAAATCTGCCATAAACCACACTTTTATGGGGCAATAACTTGCTGAAAACTGCTGGAAATTAAAGGATGTCGTCCAGGTACAATGAACTCAAAATCGGGACCCTTCGATAGTCTCGATGATCCTACGAGTGCCCCAATTTCCATTCACTTATCTGAAAATTTCCAACAGAATTTTGGGATTCAGGGCTATAAACAACTTTTGCACCCCTtattgactaacatactaatatCTCACTAACCTCCTCTGATTTATGcaatattggcaaaaataaAACTCCTTCGATATGCCAAGTTTGATTTGGCTTGATTGGCTTGGATTGTTGAGAAACTTTTTAGTATACCGGGGATACCACACTCTTGGTATCCCCTCCGGTTcgttttcattttttcagccattttccgatcacacttggatgatcgattccgttcattttgtagtgTTCAACGAGAACTATAATCAtatcaaaaatcatgttcatcggactttaatagatacatgatcggcacctgtgaaaattgcaaaaaaaacaaaattgggtttCAATTCAGTGTGGTTTTGGATCCaggtttggtttttttcaattttcatgtgtACCGATCATGTTTCTACAAAAATTCAATGAACACGAATTTTGGTATGATTATAGTTCTCgttgaactctacaaaatgaacgaaatcgatcatccaagtgtgatcgaaaaatagccgaaaaaataaaaacggacCGGAGGGGATACCAAAGGTGTTGGTATCCCCGGTATACTAAAAAGTTTCTCTGGATTGTTACTCCCCTGACTATGATAGAATTTAGGGGGCCGCGCTCAGGGTGGGGTTTGGGAAGCTCCCGAAACCTAGAGAGAAATTCTTCTTTATCTCTTAGTATTTTTgtcaagttttcaaaaatattcttTGAACGTAATTGTTTTACATAAAGATCCCTTACCTATATATAGATGGTAGCAAATTTTACGTTTCAACGTCATTTTTTTATATCATGGTTGTTTAGTGTAAGTAAAAGATAGAAAATTGTAAATCGCTATTGGAGGGTTTGTTTGGCCGCTAATTCATGACCCTGGGTATTGGTCGATGTTTGCACAAATTGGTCTAAACATTCGGTCATCGACagaataataaagataaaaaatttctAAGACTATATTTATTGGTGCCCCCACCGCCACTGGAGCCAACCACGAGCTAAGCTTGAGTTAGCTGATCTATAGTGTAAGCTTGTGGAGCAAATCAATGTCTGGCTTGAACACTTAGCAAGCTTTAAAAGCGTCTTTTAAGTCAACTACGAACAACTACTTGAACAAGACAAAACACGAATCGAGCTCGTAAAAATGCAGGTTTTAGTGAAAGTTGTGAAACTGATACAAATGTACATTCCTCACCCATAGAGTACATTCCATCATCAAACAAGCTGAATAATCCAGAGCATCCATGTCAATTTTGTAGATCTTTTCCACTCATCACTAATGGGATCAAACAAGACCCAAACATCAAATGATAGTCTAGGATGATACCGAACCATACAAGGTAGGGATTTTCCTCTTGTTAAAttatattaaatttaaaaaaattgaacagcaaaaaatcaaaataaaaggAATTTAAAATTCAAGACTCGCATATATTATTGTCATCCGTAGAGTTGCTCAGAACATCCATTGAACCGTGAAACTGGTCTGCACCGATCTgtacattttgaattttgtttgtggattaatggtccggacacggattgagaaattagaaaaccgtgactcgCGGTTCAGTCTAcagattttcattacgaaaccaTGGATTAACTGAACCGAACTGTGAGAATTTATTAAAACTGAGAATCTTGTAGTGGGAAACTTGTCAAACACGAAATTTAACAAGATTGTAGACAAAAAGGTAATTGCAAAACCCTTCGTTCAAATTGAATATTTCCGCCCCTCAAACACGATCCTTT
This genomic window contains:
- the LOC131333890 gene encoding glucan endo-1,3-beta-glucosidase 7-like: MATLRYISAFFVIFLLHVAQLAKSDPFIGVNYGQVADNLPPPDATAKLLQSTSIEKVRLYGADPAIIKALANTGIGIVIGAANGDIPAMASDPNFANNWINSNVIPFYPASKIILISVGNEVLLSGDRNLMGQLLPAMQNLQNALNSASLGGKIKVSTVHSMAVLRQSEPPSSGSFDPNFADLLKGLLEFNNANGSPFPVNPYPYFAYQSDPRPETLAFCLFQPNSGRVDSGTNIKYTNMFDAQVDAVRAALNSMGYKGVEIVVAETGWPYKGDANEVGPSMDNAKAYTSNLIAHLRSMAGTPLMPGKSVDTYLFALYDEDLKPGPASERSFGLFKPDLTMTYDNGLSKTTQAPSTPKTPVTPSPNAKKPAWCLPKGGVSDAQLQANLDYACGQQGIDCSPIQPGGACFEPNTVASHAAYAMNLLYQSSAKDPSNCDFSQTAAISSNNPSYSACNYPSGST